DNA sequence from the Bufo bufo chromosome 3, aBufBuf1.1, whole genome shotgun sequence genome:
catagaagtgaatggggctgagctgctatacGAAGCACAGCCAATATACGGTgctgtgccttctcaaaacagctgatcagcaggggtcctggttgtcggacccccactgatcagatagtgaggacctatcctgaggatgggtcatcagtataaaaattccagaaaatcccttttaaaTATTATAACTTATTTATTGGTTTCATTAACCGGACAGAATCTGTTTTTACTGATCAGCTGTCCCTGCCAAGACTGAAGCAAAGTCGAAGGCTCTCAAGGCCAAGAAGGCTGTACTGAAAGGAgtacacagtcacaagaagaagaAAATCAGGACCTCCCCTACATTCAGGAGGCCCAAGACCCTGAGACTTAGGAGGCAACCCAAGTACCCCAGGAAGAGTGCTCCTACAAGGAACAAGTATGTGGTCTTATGAGCTAAATGCAAGTGGGTTGTCCAATCTGGTGTCAGACTCCTCATGTAACACATGGGGGTGCAGCAACCAGTACCACCTCATCCTCCTTGGGTATACTGGACAGCATGCAtatcatcattttcacacatctcCCGCATGGGACATTGACTCTTACTTTGTAGTTATAAATGCAGCAGTGGCACAAATGATGTATCTTATAGCGATCAAAGCCTGAATGTCTGTGATTGCACTTATTTCTGCTGATGTGCCACTAGTGTCTTACAAGCCCAGTCGTGCATTTACACGGGTGGTCATGAGACTTGCTGCTATTTCTCaagttgtgataaaaaaaaaccctGCTTTATGACCGCAATGTGTACACGCTTAGTACACCAAAAGAGGGTTAGATACTGTGACCCTCTTCTGAATGTCATTTGCCTGATTTTCTGTAATGAGGCCCATGTCACAACAGTTGTGTATTGTGCTTCTTgcaggggtattccaggattttgctattgatggcctgtcctcaggataggccatcaatatcagattagagaGGTTGATCTGCTCACAGTGACAAAGATGGGtgctcatagaggacaggggTCATTCCAACTATTTGAAAGATTCTATGGCACACCTAAGTCTTAATTTGTGATATAAGTTTTCAGTTCATTTTGTATATTCAATTCATATCCACAAATTCCACATATACATTTTTATCAGGCCATATAATGTCCCAACTTTTCGGTTCAACAAAAGACCTTTGTCAAGGGATCTGTGGCCAGGAGTGGAGTGGCATGTTCTGGACAGGACCGCGTAGAATACTTATATCCCAAATTAAAagcctcattaaaggggttgtccgggttcagagctgaacctggacatatccagaatttcacccaggcagccccccatgacttgagcatcggagcagttcatgctccgatgcgctcccttgcgctGGGTCCCTGGATCGctgggcttttttttattataacacactgctgggtggagacttccgcccagcagtgatgtcaccggctttgatgggcaggctttagcactgccctagttttacaggctagggcagcactaaagcccgcccatcagtgctggtgatgtctctgggctcactgctgggcggaagcctctgcctggtgGTCCTAAGGAGAGCccagttcgtcaccggaactcctcaaaatgcctttgccctgcacgattcagcacagggcaaaggagtgcatcggagcatgaactgctctgatgctcaagtcaggggggctgcctcggTGAAATTCTTGGTATTAACAGACTTAGGTGTGCCATAAAATATATCAATATGAGATTGTCAGGGGGTGGTGACATTCTGCACCCATGCTGAGCAGCTCCGGCCCAGAACTTCACAGCTCCATCCGTAGTGTAGTTGCCAGAGCAGGTACTCGCAtggctgctcccattgaagtgaatgtccactgcacaatggatgaAGCTGTGTAGTTCCCGAGCTCCACTGAAACAGCTGATATGATGGGGTGTTGCCTCGTTTGTGAGGGGCTtatttgcagggcgatctgtagtTTTGATTTATACAATTTTGGAATTTAACATTTTGACcacttttctaaattttggggggTGGTGAATTGATGAGAGAACTGCaaatcatgcatttttttttttctgttaggccactcacagtacaggataaatatatttaatttttaaagGTTCAGAGGtgcaaatgatttttttttcttttctatttgcTAAGGGGGCAATTTTAATTATATttcaatttctttatttttatttttaaacttgaaGCCCCCCAGCAGAATTGAATGTTAGATCTTCAGATTGCTTTGCCCTTACACTGCAGTGAATTAGTATTGCAGTGTGAcagatattttttaacccctccagccctattgtactaagcattctgtattcagaatgctattattttcccttataaccatgttataagggaaaataatacaatctacacaacacctaacccgaacttctgtaaagaagttcgggtctgggtaccacagtcagttttttatcacgcgcgtgcaaaactcaACGGAACGCAATCAGTCAAaaatgactgcaattgggtacctactcgcgcaggtttgccgaaacgcatccggacacgctcgtgtaaaagaggcctaatacttagTACCTCTATATGAACCATCTGCCAGTCTAATACcgccttaaagaggttatccaagactattaaatgTCACCCATATGCCcgagcccctcacactgaatctacttacctggcttccCGCACTGCTGCTTCTCAGTGTGTGAAAACATCCGGGGGGGGGTTGTcgcagcagccaatggcaggtggtgacggggactagcgtcacccgtgatgctagggaggctcatccccgcctgccattggctgacttTACCTCCCTCCCCGACATCGGGTGTTTTCATCCGTgccagaggagaagcaggaactgGGAGCGAGGCAAGTATATTtagtgaggggcctgggcatatgggggacatttaatagtctttgataacccctttaaggcttaccCCTTGAAACTTTGCACACAACTCATTTTCAACCTCCCTATAGTTCTGGGGACTGGAGATACTGCCTTCATGGGAGTGCTTGGCTATGCCAACCTGATACTCATGAGACtggttgtgtttttgttttggtgtttgttttgttttttgggccAAATGGAGTCTTTGGTATTTAAGTCTCATGAATGCCTTATCAAAATGTAACGGTAACCTGTTGCACCTCTTTAATTTGGGCCATCTATCAGAAGTAGTAAACGGCCAATTTACTCTGGGACCCATTGAACACCCCATTGATTTCCTTGTAAGTAGTCATGAGATCTTAGATCCTCCAATGGTCTGTTCACTCATGGTGGTTTTGACCCATTAGTAAAGTTCTGCAAAGTTCAAATTTGGATTGGTATATAACTGGCAGAGGGAAAGACCAGGTGCTGGGTTTTTATTTCTGCGTTCGAGAGGGTAAATCTGCATGGAATACACAATTATACGATCATACTTTGGGCAGGGGCTCCTCATGAGAATACATTTGTTATTGAATAGTTCTCAATGTTCTTCTCTTTTAGGCTTGACCATTATGCCATCATCAAGTTCCCTCTGACCACAGAGTCGGCAATGAAGAAGATAGAAGACAATAACACTCTGGTTTTTATTGTGGATGTCAAAGCCAACAAGCACCAGATCAAGCAGGCCGTGAAGAAACTGTACGACATTGACGTGTCCAAAGTGAACACGCTCATCAGGTGAGCGAGCAAAGCTATGAACGTGCAGTCTGCTGGTAAATATGCACATGATGGAAATCTTATTCTGGCTGATGTCACCTTGATGTTTCCAAAGGAACCACTGATGCATGAGTAAAGAAGTGAAGGCATGTATGTGTATGACTAGCCTATCtaatgtaaaatttaaaaaacattttttcaggcCTGATGGCGAGAAGAAGGCATATGTCCGTCTTGCTCCAGACTACGATGCCCTTGATGTTGCCAACAAGGTAAATTTCCTGTTCATGTGTGCTgctgctttaggcctcattcacacaggtgTTTCAGCTTTGTCACAGAATAGTGATATAACTCTATGCACCCATACTGTACCTCCAAATTCCACCGCCTGATTGTTATACTCGCTGAGAAATGCCAACCTACTTATATGGGAGAAGAGGGTGCCTTGTGGAGACCTGAGCCTCCTTAAGGCAGTGTAGAGCTGATGTTAAtacctgatcagtgagggtccaacacctgaAACCCACACAATCAGCTGTTCGGTGTAGTGACTGTACCAGGTTACTACAGCTTATCTCCCGTTCACTTCAATAGATGAGCTGCAATAACCCAGTACAACCACTACACTGAggggagctgtgcttcctgttccattcaaactGCTAGTTTTAGTGCTAGAGCCTAtagggaacagctgattggtgtgggTGATGGAAGTCAGATCTTCACTGCTAGAATATTAATGACTAggcatgagcaaacccgaactttacaggttcGACGTTCAGGTGGTGTAGGAATAAGGGTGTTGTCaccataccaaaattttgatttcgataccacaaaaaaatattgcgatactctatacctgtatttgtattaaacgttagttatcttcattggcgcagtggccacagcccctcccatcattggtggcacaggggggagggtgagactgcctccttctcccctgtgctgctgaggagaacatggcacgTGCTGCTCTCAGCACACGCCATgttctgatactaggctgcgcagtagcacagcctagtattgGTAAAAGGCAAATCCCAGAATCGAATCAATACCAGTACAAAAGTATCAATATCTCTATACCCGGTGCAACCAGTTTCGGATTCTGTTATAATAGAATATAAAATGGACGTTTTTAAGAGTCATTCCGTTTTGAGCCGTcattatagaagtctatggccaagcataacAGATCTGTCTGTCTGGTTTCCGTTTTCTGGCCTACATAATAAACGCTCATCCCtattaatgacctgtcctgaggataggtcatcagtttcaggagcttggcaaaacccctttaaggacccagtAGAGTCATACATTACAAGGTCACTCCGTTGATGTTGGAACCATGTAACGTGTTACTTACAAGTTCTTACATGAGTAATGGATTACTGACATATTTCTCACAAATGTTTGGCAAAACCTGATATTCTCCAGTAATGCTAACTTGGTGCATATGATGTAAACTTACCCTGTCTGAATACATTGATGTGTTCAAAGGAACCACTGATGCACCATTGACCCAGTGACAAGAAAGTAAATGTTGGCACCATCTTTGCTATGTAACTTTTCTTGTACACATCAGAATTGATCAGGCACCTTTTATGATCAAGATTGT
Encoded proteins:
- the RPL23A gene encoding 60S ribosomal protein L23a, translating into MAPKAKKEAVPAKTEAKSKALKAKKAVLKGVHSHKKKKIRTSPTFRRPKTLRLRRQPKYPRKSAPTRNKLDHYAIIKFPLTTESAMKKIEDNNTLVFIVDVKANKHQIKQAVKKLYDIDVSKVNTLIRPDGEKKAYVRLAPDYDALDVANKIGII